A stretch of Paracoccus seriniphilus DNA encodes these proteins:
- a CDS encoding TRAP transporter substrate-binding protein: MKERMFTAVLLAATALVSPAAAADLVIKIGTVVSGDHPENVGAREIERLIEERSNGDIDVRIFTDSQLGNQREMVEQLRSGTLEMTWVTTGFFGSWVPELGALEIGYLFKDREHAFRAFGGELGEEVASRVNEHGVHLLGYFEAGMRHLTNSKRPVATPEDLAGLKIRTPKSTYHLRTLEMMGANATPMAFNELYTAMEQGVVDGQENPLSNIYSAKFSEVNDYLSLTGHLHLTHMVLYSDELWQKLTPEQQEIIHGAVQDAQQVQRDKVAADDASLLDELAAEGMTITEPDRDAFAAKVAPLRDDAIAEFGDTVVEWFEVIDDVRDEG, from the coding sequence ATGAAAGAACGCATGTTTACGGCGGTGCTTCTGGCCGCGACCGCGCTGGTCAGCCCCGCAGCCGCCGCAGATCTGGTCATCAAGATCGGCACGGTGGTTTCCGGCGATCACCCCGAAAACGTCGGCGCCCGCGAGATCGAGCGGCTGATCGAGGAACGCTCGAACGGTGATATCGACGTGCGCATCTTCACCGACAGCCAGCTGGGAAATCAGCGTGAAATGGTCGAACAGCTTCGCTCGGGCACATTGGAAATGACCTGGGTCACCACGGGTTTCTTCGGGTCATGGGTGCCGGAACTGGGGGCGCTGGAAATCGGCTACCTGTTCAAGGACCGTGAACATGCCTTTCGTGCCTTCGGGGGTGAACTGGGCGAAGAAGTCGCCAGCCGTGTGAACGAACATGGCGTGCATCTGCTGGGCTATTTCGAGGCCGGCATGCGACATCTGACCAATTCCAAACGCCCCGTGGCCACGCCCGAGGATCTGGCCGGCCTGAAGATCCGCACGCCCAAATCAACCTATCACCTGCGCACGCTTGAAATGATGGGCGCCAATGCCACGCCGATGGCCTTCAACGAACTGTATACCGCCATGGAACAAGGCGTCGTGGACGGGCAGGAAAACCCGCTGTCCAATATCTATAGTGCCAAGTTCTCCGAGGTGAACGACTATCTGTCTTTGACCGGGCATCTGCATCTGACCCATATGGTCCTCTATTCGGACGAACTGTGGCAGAAACTGACGCCGGAACAGCAAGAGATCATCCACGGGGCCGTTCAGGACGCCCAGCAGGTTCAGCGCGACAAGGTCGCCGCCGATGACGCCAGCCTGCTGGACGAACTGGCCGCAGAAGGCATGACCATCACCGAACCCGACCGCGACGCCTTTGCCGCCAAGGTCGCCCCGCTGCGCGACGACGCAATCGCGGAATTCGGCGACACGGTGGTCGAGTGGTTCGAGGTGATCGACGACGTCCGCGACGAAGGTTGA
- a CDS encoding GntR family transcriptional regulator, with the protein MIDASTPSQSLADRSYATIREGILTGRLSPDSTWSDRELCEMFSLSRTPVREAILRLQSEQMVQIVPRKGTRILPLRLEDVRDIHQVTKALELEAALLIARNYRDVEELDPILQCVKDMEDALERQDREAWALADTRCHFAVVDMCGNSRLAGMYHAQRGLTDRARYFVLHMRDLPVLSTREHRQMYDALVARDLRELEVVYRQHWDRTTEEMLDIIGRISPHTPVPAVKQTT; encoded by the coding sequence ATGATCGATGCTTCCACACCGTCCCAATCGCTTGCAGATCGCAGCTATGCCACCATCCGTGAGGGTATCCTGACCGGCAGGCTCAGCCCGGATTCGACCTGGTCCGATCGAGAGTTGTGCGAAATGTTCTCGCTGAGCCGGACGCCGGTGCGCGAGGCGATCCTGCGCCTGCAAAGCGAACAGATGGTACAGATCGTTCCGCGCAAGGGCACCCGCATCCTGCCGCTGCGGCTGGAGGATGTGCGCGACATCCATCAGGTCACCAAGGCTCTCGAACTGGAGGCCGCGCTGCTGATCGCGCGCAATTATCGCGATGTGGAAGAACTGGACCCCATCCTGCAATGCGTAAAGGACATGGAGGATGCCCTTGAACGTCAGGATCGCGAGGCATGGGCGCTGGCCGATACACGCTGCCATTTCGCGGTCGTGGACATGTGCGGCAACAGCAGGCTGGCAGGGATGTATCATGCCCAGAGGGGGCTGACGGATCGCGCGCGCTATTTCGTGCTGCACATGCGCGACCTGCCGGTCCTTTCGACGCGGGAGCACAGGCAGATGTATGACGCATTGGTCGCCCGCGACCTGCGCGAGCTGGAGGTGGTCTATCGCCAGCACTGGGACAGAACGACCGAGGAAATGCTGGACATCATCGGGAGGATCTCTCCGCACACACCGGTGCCGGCAGTCAAACAGACAACATAA